Below is a window of Deltaproteobacteria bacterium DNA.
CATCAATTCCATAGCGCGACATGACGAGCCTACTTAGGCCTAGACCAAATGCAAAACCAGACCAGAGCTCCGGATCTAAACCGCCATATTCCAAAACTTTGGGGTGAATTAATCCACAAGGCAGAAGCTCTAACCAACGGCCGCGAAACCATATATCGAGTTCAAAACCCGGCTCAACAAAAGGAAAATAGCCAGGCCTCAAACGCACCTTTTGTTCGTTGCCAAAAATCTCCCTTAAAAGAGTTCTCATGAAGTAGATGAGATGTCCCACGTTGACCTCGCGATCGATCATCATCCCTTCCATCTGGTAGAAAGTATGCTCGTGAGATGAATCTACCCGTTCGCAACGAAAACACCGCCCCGGCGCTACAATGCGTAGCGGTGGTTTTAAGCGCTCTAATGCTCTCACTTGGATAGACGACGTGTGACATCGAAGAAGCTTTCCACAAGTAGTGTAAAAAGAATCCTGCATGTCTCTAGCTGGATGGGTTTCTGGAATATTAAGCGCCTCGAAGTTGTAATAATCGAGTTCAACTTCCGGGCCATCTACTACGCTAAAACCAAGGCCAACAAATATTGCTTCTAGCTCCCTCTGAACTTTTGTTAACGGGTGAATGGAGCCTTGCTCTTTTGTAGGGATAATAGCCTTTACTGGAAGGGAAACATCGATCCACTCGGATTGCAGTTGTCTATCAAGCGCCGCTTGAGCAAACTCATTTGCTCGTTCTAAAAATAGCCGCTCGAGCTCGTCTCTAGCGCTATTTAGAAGAGCTCCCAATTCTTTTCGCGCAGTTGGCTCAATACTAGCCAACTGCTTCATGAGGACTGTAATCTCGCCCTTTTTGCCTAAGAAACTGGCGCGAGCCTCATCTAGCGTGGATTTATCTGATACGGCAGCAATTCTTGTTTTAGCATGCCGCCTTAACTCGTTTACCGAGTCAGTAGTAAGCACTTTAGCAAAACCCTAACTTGGTGAATTTAATTATTTTCCTTAGACGCAAGCTTGTTTTCTTACGAGGTCGACTACAGCCATAAAGGTTTTTGGCTCGCGCGCGCCGAGGTCAGCCAGCATCTTGCGATCCAACCCAACTCCAGCTTTTTTTAGGCCAGAGATAAAGGACGCGTAGTTAATTCCGCAATCGCTTAACGCTGCATTAATGCGAGTGATCCACAGCCGCCTAAAATCGCGCTTTCTTGCCTTTCTATCCCTGTAAGCATAACAAAGCGCCTTCTCAACTCTCTGAGTTGTCTGGCGAATGGTATTTTTCGAGCGACCTCGAAAACCCTTCGCTAATTTAAAAATTTTCTTCCTTCTGTGGCGCGCCTTACAGCCTCTCTTTACTCTCATAATCCCTTCCCCTAAATCTAAAATTTAGCACAATTTTCCACCGAGGATTCCGGTAAACCCCCATGTTTTGTCACAAAAATTAATTAATATGGCAGAAGCCGCAAAACTCGCCCCATATCGCGCATATCTACAGAGGCTGGTTGGCGCAACTGGCGCTTTCGCGTTCTACTCTTTTTAGAAAGGATATGTCTACGATTAGCGCGGCCCCTAGCAATTCGCTGCCCTCCAGTTTTGTGCAAGCGCTTTGCCGCCCCTTTATTTGTCTTCATCTTCGGCATAAAAAACTCCAGATATCGCAAAATTAACGATAGTAATTAAGACCCCTTAATACCCGAGTGGGACACTCAAGATCTCTTAACAATATAAAATCTCTTAAAAAAGCACTTTACACTAGCACCAATTTATCAATTAGGCCAGCTATCAAAGCGCAAAAAATCGGCAATTTTGAGCCAAGGCTGAGTAGAAATGGTCTCTTGCAAGGAGTTTTGCAGAGAGATGAGATTTTAACCTTTTTAAAAATTTAACCGCACGCGCCCAAACGAGCACGCGTGCGGTCTTGGTAGGGAGGGCTATCTTAGC
It encodes the following:
- the rplT gene encoding 50S ribosomal protein L20; translation: MRVKRGCKARHRRKKIFKLAKGFRGRSKNTIRQTTQRVEKALCYAYRDRKARKRDFRRLWITRINAALSDCGINYASFISGLKKAGVGLDRKMLADLGAREPKTFMAVVDLVRKQACV
- the rpmI gene encoding 50S ribosomal protein L35; translation: MPKMKTNKGAAKRLHKTGGQRIARGRANRRHILSKKSRTRKRQLRQPASVDMRDMGRVLRLLPY
- the pheS gene encoding phenylalanine--tRNA ligase subunit alpha, whose product is MLTTDSVNELRRHAKTRIAAVSDKSTLDEARASFLGKKGEITVLMKQLASIEPTARKELGALLNSARDELERLFLERANEFAQAALDRQLQSEWIDVSLPVKAIIPTKEQGSIHPLTKVQRELEAIFVGLGFSVVDGPEVELDYYNFEALNIPETHPARDMQDSFYTTCGKLLRCHTSSIQVRALERLKPPLRIVAPGRCFRCERVDSSHEHTFYQMEGMMIDREVNVGHLIYFMRTLLREIFGNEQKVRLRPGYFPFVEPGFELDIWFRGRWLELLPCGLIHPKVLEYGGLDPELWSGFAFGLGLSRLVMSRYGIDDIRYLQSGDLRFLKQF